One window of Dyadobacter sandarakinus genomic DNA carries:
- a CDS encoding CotH kinase family protein, with the protein MKIRFYAIQLFLLCITANFVYSQSGQLTNLPTLYITTDEGTPVDSKTTWRPGHLSVAGSPDMEGLYDGAVEIRGRGNSTWQMAKKPYRIRLASKYQLLGMPAKEKNWVLLANYADKTLLRNALTFELSKFMGLPYSCPYRFVDVYLNNTYMGNYTLTDQIERADQRVAIDKVNADDTEEPAITGGYLLEADGFADQEVSKFYTSRGMKITIKYPDDDEINAAQSQYISSYVQAMEDRLFSDDFRDAEKGYMPYFDQASLVNWYIACEITGNPDSFWSTYMFKKRNDPKIYFGPLWDFDIAYNNDERLGDATFKRMSENGHYEANRVWIKRMLEDPAFREAVRVRWKQLKAGGLRNFLDQTITGMKTTLAESQKRNYEVWPTLDTKVYLENKTSGTYEEHVDFVKEYLSKRLTWLEMQLTGELGSETYYKIVNKYTGRVLAPGSESASLTQRPFSEGNHNQEWIMNNTQVNGERFYTFTNRGTGRRISSPDDQALTPLSLSADQPNARQQWKLSVLSDQTSFGITNRINDLAIDNNNQSPDENSAIIQFNNNINGNENQQWQIVETEVNQSPLPIYTANFTARVADNNIVLSWQVLEEHGGDYFEILRFSDPAWKPEAVGQVFLTDEGRGRYTFTDQHPLPGLNYYQLKQVDKDGFVTYSRIVSARNPVLSLTTLWPVPAFSKINVSFSSAVQGNASLEIITTAGVTVDKVPVQVFPGQNTYTLDIHYQPAGLYLLRVVHEEETSVLKLVKAE; encoded by the coding sequence ATGAAAATACGCTTCTACGCTATCCAGCTGTTCCTTCTATGCATTACTGCAAACTTCGTTTATTCCCAGTCCGGACAGCTTACTAATCTCCCAACCCTCTACATTACGACAGATGAAGGGACGCCCGTTGACAGCAAGACTACCTGGCGGCCCGGGCACCTCAGCGTAGCAGGTTCTCCGGATATGGAGGGACTGTACGACGGTGCGGTAGAAATCCGTGGCCGTGGCAACTCTACCTGGCAAATGGCCAAAAAACCTTACCGCATCCGGCTGGCCTCCAAATACCAGCTGCTGGGCATGCCTGCCAAAGAAAAGAACTGGGTACTACTCGCCAATTATGCCGACAAAACGCTCCTTCGCAATGCACTTACATTTGAACTGAGCAAGTTCATGGGGCTGCCTTACAGTTGTCCCTATCGCTTTGTAGATGTGTACCTTAACAACACCTACATGGGCAACTACACCCTCACGGATCAGATTGAGCGGGCAGACCAGCGTGTTGCAATTGACAAAGTAAATGCTGATGATACCGAGGAGCCAGCGATTACAGGCGGCTACCTGCTGGAAGCAGACGGCTTTGCAGACCAGGAAGTTTCCAAATTCTACACCAGCCGGGGAATGAAGATTACGATTAAATATCCGGACGACGACGAGATCAATGCGGCACAAAGCCAATACATCTCATCTTACGTGCAGGCAATGGAAGACAGGTTGTTTTCTGACGATTTCAGGGATGCCGAGAAGGGCTATATGCCCTACTTTGACCAGGCGTCACTCGTCAACTGGTACATTGCCTGCGAGATCACCGGCAACCCGGATTCCTTCTGGAGTACTTACATGTTCAAGAAACGCAATGATCCTAAGATCTACTTCGGGCCGCTGTGGGACTTTGACATTGCTTACAATAATGATGAGCGCCTGGGTGACGCAACGTTTAAGCGGATGTCGGAAAACGGGCACTATGAGGCTAACCGGGTTTGGATTAAAAGAATGCTTGAAGACCCCGCATTCAGGGAAGCGGTACGGGTTCGCTGGAAACAGCTGAAAGCAGGCGGGCTCCGCAACTTTCTGGATCAGACAATTACGGGAATGAAGACCACCCTGGCCGAGTCGCAAAAGCGGAATTATGAGGTATGGCCTACCCTTGACACCAAAGTTTATCTTGAAAACAAAACCAGCGGCACCTATGAAGAGCATGTTGATTTTGTAAAAGAATACCTTTCCAAACGACTGACGTGGCTTGAAATGCAACTGACGGGAGAGCTGGGCAGCGAGACCTATTATAAAATTGTAAATAAATATACAGGCAGGGTCCTCGCTCCGGGTAGCGAATCAGCAAGCCTTACGCAGCGACCATTTTCCGAAGGCAACCATAACCAGGAGTGGATCATGAACAATACGCAGGTAAACGGAGAAAGGTTTTACACCTTTACCAACCGCGGTACGGGCAGGCGGATCAGCTCGCCCGACGACCAGGCACTCACGCCGCTCAGCCTCAGCGCTGATCAGCCCAATGCCCGCCAGCAATGGAAATTGAGTGTACTGTCAGACCAGACTTCTTTCGGCATTACCAACAGGATCAATGACCTGGCGATCGACAACAACAATCAGTCTCCGGATGAAAATTCTGCCATCATTCAGTTCAATAACAACATCAATGGAAACGAAAACCAGCAGTGGCAGATCGTGGAGACGGAAGTAAATCAAAGCCCGCTCCCGATCTATACCGCCAACTTTACTGCCCGGGTTGCCGACAACAACATTGTACTATCCTGGCAGGTACTGGAAGAGCACGGAGGTGACTACTTTGAAATTCTGCGGTTCAGTGATCCTGCATGGAAGCCGGAGGCTGTGGGCCAGGTATTTCTGACCGACGAAGGTCGTGGCCGCTACACATTTACAGACCAGCATCCCCTGCCCGGCCTGAACTATTACCAACTCAAACAAGTGGATAAGGATGGATTCGTGACATACAGCAGGATTGTTTCGGCACGTAACCCGGTACTTTCGCTTACGACGCTGTGGCCGGTTCCGGCTTTTTCAAAGATCAATGTGTCGTTTTCGTCTGCTGTACAGGGCAATGCAAGTCTGGAAATCATTACTACTGCGGGCGTAACCGTGGACAAGGTACCCGTACAGGTTTTTCCCGGTCAGA
- the sucC gene encoding ADP-forming succinate--CoA ligase subunit beta, with amino-acid sequence MNIHEYQGKSVLKKYGVRIQEGIVADTPDKAVEVARELSEQTGTKWYVVKSQIHAGGRGKGRITGTDQRGVALAKSVEDVRTISKNILGKVLVTHQTGPEGKRVNKVLIAEDVYYPGPSEPKEYYLSILLDRARNCNVIMASTEGGMDIEEVAEHTPDKIMKEWIDPKVGLQPFQARKVAFALGLEGDAFKEMVKFISSLYKAYVESDSSMFEINPVLKTSDNKILAVDAKVDLDDNALYRHPELAEMRDTNEEDPLEVEAGANNLNYVKLDGNVGCMVNGAGLAMATMDLIKLSGGEPANFLDVGGGANARTVEAGFRIILKDPNVKAILINIFGGIVRCDRVAAGVVEAYKAIGEIPVPIIVRLQGTNAEEGARIINESGLKVYSAIEFKEAAAKVSEVLSGLGV; translated from the coding sequence ATGAATATTCACGAATATCAAGGCAAAAGCGTCCTCAAAAAATACGGTGTGCGTATTCAGGAAGGGATCGTAGCCGACACTCCCGATAAGGCTGTTGAAGTTGCGCGTGAGCTGAGCGAGCAAACCGGCACCAAATGGTATGTTGTAAAATCCCAGATACATGCCGGCGGCCGCGGTAAAGGCAGAATTACAGGGACAGACCAACGCGGTGTGGCACTTGCCAAATCTGTTGAAGACGTACGTACGATTTCAAAAAATATTCTGGGTAAGGTGCTGGTTACCCACCAGACCGGTCCTGAGGGAAAAAGAGTAAATAAGGTTCTGATTGCCGAAGACGTATATTATCCGGGCCCAAGCGAGCCAAAAGAATATTACCTGTCTATCCTGCTCGACCGTGCACGTAACTGCAATGTGATCATGGCAAGTACTGAAGGCGGTATGGACATTGAAGAAGTAGCCGAGCACACGCCGGACAAAATCATGAAGGAGTGGATCGACCCCAAAGTAGGTCTGCAGCCTTTCCAGGCGCGTAAAGTAGCCTTTGCTCTGGGTCTTGAAGGAGATGCATTCAAAGAAATGGTGAAATTCATTTCTTCCCTTTACAAGGCTTATGTGGAAAGTGACTCCTCAATGTTCGAGATCAACCCGGTTTTAAAAACATCCGACAATAAAATACTTGCTGTGGATGCGAAGGTGGACCTGGATGACAACGCATTGTACCGCCACCCTGAACTGGCCGAAATGCGTGACACCAATGAGGAAGATCCATTGGAAGTAGAAGCAGGAGCCAACAACCTGAACTATGTGAAGCTGGACGGTAACGTGGGCTGTATGGTTAACGGCGCAGGTCTTGCCATGGCTACCATGGATTTGATCAAGCTGTCGGGTGGTGAGCCCGCCAACTTCCTGGACGTGGGCGGCGGCGCCAATGCACGTACGGTTGAAGCCGGTTTCCGCATTATCCTGAAAGATCCGAATGTAAAAGCAATCCTGATCAACATTTTCGGGGGTATCGTGCGCTGTGACCGTGTTGCTGCTGGTGTTGTGGAAGCTTACAAAGCCATCGGAGAAATTCCTGTACCGATCATTGTTCGTCTGCAGGGTACCAATGCTGAGGAAGGCGCACGGATCATTAATGAGTCGGGCTTAAAGGTTTATTCAGCGATTGAGTTCAAGGAAGCAGCGGCCAAAGTATCCGAAGTACTCTCGGGACTGGGCGTTTAA
- a CDS encoding ABC transporter ATP-binding protein: MHLLQASGIRRKYGSLQVLKGIDLDVAQGEVVAIVGASGAGKSTFLHILGTLDRPEEGHVFIENTNVFTQKDKDLARFRNEKIGFIFQFHNLLAEFTALENACMPGYIHGNMPEREILKRGKELLDLLGLAHRMNHLPSQLSGGEQQRVAVARALLNKPSIVLADEPSGNLDSQNAVELHQLFFRLRNETGQTFVIVTHNEDLAGMADRRLVMQDGLMLS, from the coding sequence ATGCATTTACTCCAGGCCAGCGGAATCAGGCGAAAATATGGCTCTTTGCAGGTTTTAAAGGGCATTGACCTGGATGTTGCGCAAGGCGAGGTGGTGGCGATTGTGGGTGCATCCGGTGCCGGAAAAAGTACTTTCCTGCACATTCTCGGAACCCTCGACAGACCTGAGGAAGGTCATGTTTTTATAGAAAATACAAATGTTTTCACGCAGAAAGACAAAGATCTTGCACGGTTCCGCAATGAGAAAATCGGCTTTATCTTTCAGTTTCATAACCTTCTTGCTGAATTTACTGCGCTTGAAAATGCCTGTATGCCCGGGTATATCCATGGAAACATGCCGGAACGTGAAATCCTGAAGCGCGGGAAGGAGTTGCTGGACCTGCTGGGGCTTGCTCACCGGATGAATCACCTGCCGTCGCAGCTTTCCGGCGGAGAGCAGCAGCGGGTAGCCGTAGCCAGAGCTTTGCTCAACAAACCGTCCATTGTACTGGCCGACGAGCCGAGCGGTAACCTGGATTCCCAAAATGCCGTGGAACTGCATCAGCTGTTTTTCAGGCTCCGGAATGAAACCGGACAAACGTTCGTGATTGTAACCCACAACGAAGATCTGGCCGGGATGGCTGACAGGCGCCTGGTCATGCAGGACGGACTTATGCTTTCCTGA